The DNA region CCGTCCCGGCGCCGGCGAGGATGCAGACGGGTCCACGTGGCGCCAGCACGGCGTGCCGCTGCTGCGGGTCGAGGCCCTCCAGTGCGGACGTCGCACCGCCCCCCCGTCCGACAGCCCGACCGGAACCCGGGCCCGCTGTCGCGCCTGTTGTCGCGCCTGTTGTCGGGCCTGTTGTCGGGCCTGACCCCGCGCCGCGCCGCATGTCACTCACGCCCCCATCGTGGCATCCGGCTCCGACATCGCGCCGGAGGCCTCCCCCCGGGATGATTCCCACGGTCGCGCGCGTTACACCCCGTCATGAGCGATGAGACGACGAACGACGATGCCGGCGCCCTGACCCTGTACACCACCACGTGGTGTCCCTTCTGCACGCGGCTCAAGAAGCTGCTCGACGAGAAGGAGATCGGCTACACCGAGATCGATGTGGAGGCCGATGTCGAGGCCGCTGCCTTCGTCGAGAGCGTGAACGGCGGCAACCGGGTCGTCCCGACGGCGCTGTACTCCGACGGGACCACCGCCACCAATCCCCCGGCGTCGCAGGTGCGCGCCAAGCTGGCGGAGCTCGCCGGGGCCTGACACGCGGACCGTCCCGCCCACCCGGGCCCGACGGCGACGCCGGAGACCCTGGTCTCAGGCGTCGCCGTCCCCGTCGACCGCCGCGACCCAGGAGCGCAGCATCACGTGCGCGATGGAGACCGCCGGCGCCACCATGAGGTCGCCACGGCCGGCCAGCGCGTCACGCACCCGGTCGACGTCGAACCAGGCGGCCTCGCTGATCTCCTCGTCCTCGAGCACGATGGGCGCATCCGGGTCCGCGATGGCGTGGAAGCCGACCATGAGGGACCGGGGGAACGGCCAGGGTTGACTGCCCAGGTAGCGCACGCGGTCGACGACCACGCCCACCTCCTCGGCGACTTCGCGGCGGACGCAGCCCTCGAGGGATTCGCCCGCCTCCACGAACCCGGCGACGTGGGAGTACATGCCCGCGGGCCAGATCGGCTGGCGGGCCAGCAGGACGCGGCGCCCCCCGTCATGGACGAGGCAGATCACGGCCGGGTCAGTGCGTGGGTACTCGAGGCCGCCGTGGAACGGGTCCTCGATCGCCCATCCCGCGTCCACCCTGCGCGGGTGGTGGGTGCGTTCGCGCCCACGCACGTTGTCGCGATGCCATCCGAGCAGGGCCATGGCCTGGGCGGCCAGAGACCCGTCACCCTCGACCAGGTCCGCCCCGCAGGATCGGAGCGAGGTCACCGCGGGGTCGGCGGGGAGCTCCTCGACCGGGACCGCCCAGATGTGCCGCGCGTCCTCGGTCCGCCCGAGGAAGACGGCCTCCTCGGGGAGCGCGTCGGCGAGATGTACGGCCGGCTCCAGGCGGATCCGCTGCCGGTCACCGGGCGCCGGCTCGACGGCGAACCTGTTGCGTCGGTCCACCTTCATGACGCGGGCCGTCGCCCATCCCCTGGTCAGTTCGTCGGTGTCCTGCCGTAGGGGCGCAGCCCTGTCGGGTGCCGCCACCGCGAGCACCGGGTCGGAGTCGAGGGTGAAGTCCAGCGGCATCGTGTGGGGTCCTTTTCGCGGGGGCGTGACGGGCGCCACCGAGCGTAGCCCGGTCCCCTCGGCATCCTCGCGCTGCCCGTGCCTCAGCCGGAGACCATCCGGATGTAGAGCAACCGGTCGCCGCTCTCGAGTGCGTCCGCCTCGGACTCGTTGACCTTGATGAGCTGCCCCTTGCGCACCACCCCGAGCACGAGTTCGGCGAGGTGTCGGGGCGAGCCGCCCACCTCGGACTCCTCGACCCGCCGTTCCGCGATGGAGAAGCCCTCGTCGGGGGTCAGCAGGTCCTCCATCATCCCCACGACGGTCGGGGTGATGGTGGCCAGGCCGAGGAGCCGTCCCGTGGTCTCGGCGGAGACGACCACGGAGTCCGCGCCGGACTGCTTGAGCAGGTGTTTGTTGTCGCTCTCGCGGACCGTCGCGACGATCTTGGCGTTGGGCGCGAGTTCCCGCGCGGTGAGGGTGACCAGCACGGCCGTGTCGTCCGAGTTGGTGGCGACCACGACCGCGGAGGCCCGCGTGAGTCCCGCCAGTTTGAGTACATCGGATCGGGTGGCCGAGCCGTGGACGGTGACCAGTCCGTGGGCGGCCGCGGCCTTGAGCGCCTGGGGGTCGGTGTCGACGACGACGATGTCGTCCGGGGCTGTGTCGTCGGCGAGCATCGCCGCGATGGCGGACCTGCCCTTGGTGCCGTACCCGACGACGACGGTGTGATTGCGCACGTGACTCCTCCATCGCTGGATCTTGAAGGCCTGACGGGACTGCTCTGTCAGCACGGCCAGTGTGGTGCCGACGAGCAGGATGAGGAACACGAGGCGCAGCGGCGTGACGACGATGGTGTTGATCAACCGCGCCTGCTGGGTGATCGGGGTGATGTCGCCGTACCCGGTGGTGGAGAGGGAGACGGTGGCGTAGTAGAAGCAGTCGACGAGCGTCATCTCACCGCCCGGGCCGCCGCCGCCCGTGTAACCACCGCGGTCGAGCCACACCACGAGGACCCCGAGACACAGTGCCGTGAGCGCCATCGCGACGCGTTTCCCGATCAGCCGCCAGGGCGTCTCACTGTGTTCCGGGATGCTCACCACGCCCACGAGGGCGTGGTCGGGGCTCTCGTCCAGCGGATCGTGACCACGGAATCGCGACGCCAGTGCGCGCTTGTTGACCATGGAACTCCGTTTCCGCGACGTGTCCCTCGGGGGACCCTGCCGTCTTCGACATGAATAGTCGCCTATCGCACGCCCCGGGACAACAACCGGCCCCGCCCGGGGCCCTCCGAGAGGATACGGAGCAGCTCATCGGCGTCCGGCAGATCGGCTGGTTCGATCGTGCGCCCGGATCGCACATAGTGGAACGCGGCGCGCACGCTCTCGAGCTCCACGGGTCGTCCCAGGCGGGCGGTGGCGATATTGGCCCAGGCGTAGCGGTAGACCGCCAACTGAAGGGCCACGGCGGGCATGTCGCGTTCGGCGGGCACTCGTCCGGTCTTCCAGTCCACGATGATCCACCCGTCGCCGTCCCCGGCGGCCCCGAACACGGCGTCCATCCTGCCGCGCAGCAGGTGGTCGCCGAGTCCCACCTCGAAGGGCACCTCGACCGCTTCGGGGGTCATCCGTGCCCACGGGGACGACTCGAACGCCTCCTGCAGTGCGGTCAGGTCCGCCTCGGACAGCCCGTCGACGGCACCCTGGTCGCCGGCGCCGGGCAGGTCGTCGATGTCCAACAGGTGGGTGGCACCGAAGCGGTGCTCCAGCCAGAGGTGGAACCGGGTGCCGCGCCGCGCGAAGCGGTCGGGGCGGAAGGGGACCGGTCTGCGCAGACGGTCCGCGAACTCCCGGGGATCCGACGCCAGGGCGACGATCTGGCCCGCGGTGAGCCGGCGGGGCAACACCACCTCGTCCCGCTCTTCGGCCGCCCGCCGCGCGTCGGCGAGCAACGGCGCCGCGGCCAGGTGCCAGCGACGTGCGGCGCCCGCTTCCGGGGGGTCCTCGTTCTCGGGGTCCACCGGCACGGCCGCGTCGACCGCACGGGCCACGGTGACGCGGTCCGGCGCGGCCGGGCGTGGCCACGTCGCCTCCACGATGGTCGCCGTGGCGGGATTGGTGGGAGTCGGTGTGACGACGAGGTGGTCGACCTCACCCGGCGGGTCTTCTCCCCCGCACGCCTCGACGACCTCCTCGAGGAACTCGGAGGGCCCCTTGGGTTTCGCGGTCGCTCCGATCCAGTGCGACCCGGAGAGCAGCAGTGTCCGCTCCGCTCGTGTCACCGCCACGTAGAACAACCTGCGGTCCTCGTCCAGGGAGCGTCGCTTGACCCGCTTGATGTGGCTCTCCAGGGCGTTCTGGAGGAGTTTCCGGTCGGTCACGTCGTCGAGCCGGGGCACCGGGACGCCGCCCGGGTTGTCCTCTGACTCGCGGTCCCCCCGCAACTGCTCGGGCAACTGGGTCGCCGTGCGTACCGACGTCTCGGGCGCCTGGTCGGAGGGGAACACCCCGTGTACCAGGTGCGGAACGGCCACGATCTCCCACTCGAGCCCCTTGGCGGAGTGGACGGTGAGGATCTGCACCCGCCCCGGGGTGGCGGCGACCTCTCCGCGGGGGAGTCCGCTGTCGACAGTGCGAGCGAGGTCGAGGTAGGCCAGGAACGCGTCCAGCCCGGTTCCCCGGTCGGGTCGGAATCCCGCCGCCACCTCCTGCAGCGCGTCGAGTTGTTCGCGAGCCTCCCCGGCCCCGGCGCGTTGGCGGAGACGCACCTCCGCGTCGAGTCCCAGTGCCTGCTCGGCGGCAGCGACCAGGCGGGCGGGGGGTGCGGAGGATCGGGCGCGCAGACCCGAGATGATCCCCGCCAGTTCGCTGATGCGCGCCGCGCCGGCCGGGCTGTAGTCGCGCGCCGGACCCGGGTCGGCGAGGGCGTCGGCCAGCCCGGCCGAGTCGGTCTCCTCTCCCCTGGCGATCGCGTCGAGGATGTCCTCCAACTGGTCGAGGCCGGTCACCGCCCCGCCCGGGGTCGCCGCCCGACGGAGCGACAGGTGCGAGGCACGCCGGGCGAGCGCGGCGAGGTCGGCGGCTCCCAGTGCGAAGCGTGAGCCGGTGAGCAGGCGCAACAGCGCGGCTCCGGCCCCCGGGCGTGCGATCACCGTGAGCAGTGAGACCACATCTGCGACCTCGGGGACGTCGAGCAGTCCCCCCACGCCCACGACCTCGACGGCCAGTCCGCGCGCTTCGAGTGCGTCGGCGATCGCCGCCGAGTCCCCGTTGCGCCTGACCAGGACCGCGGCGGTCGGTGTGTGCCCGTCCCGGGCGGCCGCACGGTATCGCTCGGCAATCGCGTCCGCCAGCCATTCGCGTTCGTCCGCCGCGGTGTCGAGGACCGCGACCTTGAGGTCGGCGGGCTCGGCACCGGGCCGGGCTCGCAACTCGGGGACGGGGATCGACCCCGGTCGGCCCCGCAGCGGCCCGGTGATCCTGTTGGCCAGTGTGAGTACCTCCGGGGGGTTCCGCCACGAGGTGGTGAGTTCGCGCAGGTGCGAGCGCTGACCGCCGGCCAGGGGGAAGTCCTCACGGAACCGGTCGAGGTTCGAGGCCGAGGCCCCGCGCCAACCGTAGATGGACTGCATGGGGTCCCCGACTGCGGTGACCGCCGGCACCGGCCCCGCCCCGCCTCCGAACAGGGACGCGAGCAGGACGCGCTGCGAGTGCCCGGTGTCCTGGTACTCGTCCAGCAGGACCACCCGGAACGCCCGGCGCTCGGCCTGTCCGACCTGGGGGTGGTCGCGGGCGACCGCGGCCGACAGGGCCATCTGCGAACCGTGGTCGAGAGCCGACTCGGCGCGCATGCGTTCCGCTACCGCGTCCACCAGGTCCGCGAGTTCGTCGCGATGCCCCTGCACGTCGGCCGTCTCCCGGAGCCACTTCGTGGGGGTCTGGTGTTGCCGCGGGCCGGGGGGCAGGGTTGCGATGAGGGTGGTCACCAGGTCCGGGTGTGTGCGCAGATCGTCTGTGGTGACGAGGTGGTCGGACAGTTGGCCCGCCAACGCCAGGACATCCCGTGTCACCTTGCCGGGGTTCGATCCGGTCATCAGGGGGCTCTCCCACCTCGACACCACGTCGTGCGCGAGCTGGAAGGCGGCGGTGGGGGTGAGCAGCCGCGAGTCCGGTTCGACGGGGACGAGCAGTCCGTACGTCCCGAGCAGTGTCCCGGCGAACGCGTGGTAGGTCGAGATCTGTGGGTCCTCGGTGCGGATGGCCTCGGCGACCCCGGGGGCGGCTCCCGGGCCCGTGCACAGAGGACTGCGTGCGAGCGCGTCGAGTCGCCGGCGGATCCGGCGGGACAACTGCTGCGCGGCCTTACGGGTGAAGGTCAGGCCGAGGATCTCCCCCGGTCGTGCGTACCCGTTGGCCACCAGCCACACCACGCGGGCGGCCATCGTCTCGGTCTTTCCGGCACCCGCTCCCGCCAGGACCAACGTCGGTTCCGCCGGACCCGCGATCACCTCGGCCTGCTCGCGGGTCGGCCGGTGGATTCCGAGCGCGTCGGCGATGGCATCGGGCTCGATCGTCGCGGTCATCCGATCACCTGTTCTCCCTCGGGCTGCGCGGGGCAGCTGGATCTGACGTCGCAGTGGTCGCACCAGCGGCCCGCTCTCGCCGAGTAGGACGGCCCGACGGTCGCGCGGCCCGCCTCCGTCACCCGCCGGGTGAGCGCCTCGGCCGCCTCGGCCCCGAGCGGGTCCTGGGTCCGTTCGGCCGGCATGCGACCCTCCCGAGCCGCCAGATAGAGCAGGAGGCCTCCGCCCGGGTCCCGCCCCGCGGCGGAGTCGACCGCCCCGTTGGCCAGGGCGAGTTGGTAGAGGGCGAGCTGCGGGTGGACGGCTGCATCGGCCTGGCTCGCCACGGCACCGCCGGTCTTCACGTCGACCGGGATCACCTGCCCCGCCGTGGTCGCCTCGAGCCGGTCGATCCGACCCCGGACGCGCACGGGGCCCTCGACCTCGAACTCGAACGGCTCCTCGACCCCGGCGGTGGTGTACTCGCCGCGGGTCGAGGAGCGCCACAGTCGGAACGTCTCTGCCATCTCGACCATCGATTCCGCTCCCCGCTCGGCGAACCACCCGCGGGCCATCGTGAGCGCCTCGGCTCGGCGCAGGACGGCCGCGCGTACCGCGTCCTCGGAGATCCCTCCCTCCACCGCCTGTGTGAGCGCGTGGACCGCCGAGCCCCGGATGAGCGGCGCCGCCGATCCGGCGTCCGACGAGTCGCCACGCATCTTCTGGAGAAACCACCGGAGGGGGCACTCCTCCAGGGCGCCGAAACCGGACGGCGAGAGGACCGCGAGGGGCACGCCGGGCGTCGCGGTGACCACCGGCTCGGCCGTGGACGGCTCGGCGGCGCCGAACCAGGTCCGCGGATCGGCGACCCCCACCCCGGCGTCGCGGAGGCCGGCGAGGAGCCCGGCCGCGTGACGGGCGTCTTCCGGGTCGGTCGCCGGGTCGTGCAGAGCCGCCCGCAGATCGACGGCCAGGTGCGGCAGGGTGAACACGGTGGGCGCGTGCGGGGGTGGGCCCGTCACCTGCCCGGTCGGGGCTGTGGTGGGGGCCACGGTGGCCAGGTCGGAGATCTCGTCGATGAACCGGGACGGGGCCACATCCCCCTGCTCCGGTGACTCGACCGCGGTCACCAGGAGATGATCGCTCGCGCGGGAACAGGCGACGTAGAACAGGCGACGTTCCTCGGCCGAGCGGGCGGCGGCGGAGGACACGGCCCGCTCGGCCTCGGACGGCACGGGACCGTCGCCGGCGATCTCGGTCAGATCCACCAGTTCGTCGACCCCGAGCAGCCCGGACCGCCGGCGGGGTGCGGGCCACACCCCGTCCTGCACGCCACACACGGCCACGGCCCGCCACTGTCTGCCCACCGCGGCGTGCGCGGACAGCACGCTGACCGCCCCGCCGCGGGCCCTGGTGTCCGCGCGACCGGGCGCGGGCAGGTCCTCGCCGGAGACGATGTCGCAGAAGAGCGCCACGGATCCGCCGGGCACCCGGTCGACGAAGTCGGCCGCGTGGTCGAACAGCGACACGACCGCGTCGAGTGAGCGGTCCGCGGACCGGGACCACGGGTCGGCGGCCACTGCCTGACGGACGAGCCGCCGCTCCAGCCGGGACGCCGACCACGCCGCCCAGAGGGTCTCCTCCGCGGTCCCGCCCGCCTCGAGCTCCGCCAGGACGGCCGCCCGGGCCCGTCGGATCCTCGTCACCGGCGCGAGCTCCACGGCGGTGAGGCCCGGCGGGATCTGGTCCTCCGCCGCGAGGACCAGCCGACGCAGTGTGTCCGCGCTCGGTTCGGTGCCGCCTATCCCGGAGCGCCGCAGGCCGCGCCGGAGGCGACGCATCGCGACCGCGTCGGCGCGACCGATCGGGCCCGAGAGCATGGCCAGGGTCCGCTCGGCGTCGGTCCCGGCCTCGCCCTCCACCGCGGACCGCACCAGGAGAAGCAGCCCGGACGCCACGGGATCGTGGGCCGGCGGGATCTCCGCACCCGCGTCGACGACGGGGACGTCCGCGGCGTCGAGGGCCGCCAGGAGCGCATCCGCCACCCGCGGCAGGGAGCGGGTCACCACGGCCATCTCCCCGTAGTCGATACCGTCCAGGACGTGGCGGCGACGGAGGAAATCCGCGATGACGGCCGCCTCCCCCGCGGCCGAGCCCGCGACGGTCACCCCCACCGAGCCCTCGGCACCGCCGGTCGATTCGCGGGGGCGGTGGCGCGCGGCCCCGGGGAGCCGCGACGCGACACGCGCCGCGACCGCCGTGATCGCCGGCGACATGCGGTGTCCGGCGTGGAGGTCGACGGCGCGGCCGCCCTGGTCCACCACGGCGCGCGCGAGCCCGCCGTCCGCCCCGCGGAACCGGAACACCGACTGGTCGCCGTCCTCGACCACCAGCAGCACATCCGCGCCGCCACCGACCGTCGCCACGAACTCGGCGGCGAGGGGATCGAGATGGTGCGCGTCGTCCACCGCGACGAGCCGGCGTGACCGGAAGATCTCACGGAGATCGGGATCCGCGGTGAGTGCGTCGAGGGCGGCCCCCACCAGTTCCGCGGCGTTGAGCGCCTCCGGGATGTCGGACTGCCCGGAACGCACACCGGAGCGTAGTGCCATCTGCTCCTCGTGGCGGCGGAAGAACCCGGCGGCGGCGACCCACGCGGGCCGACCCGCGGTCCGTCCCAACCGGGCGAGTTCGCGTGGTCCGATGCCCCTCTCCAGCGAGCGCAGGAGCAGGTCGCGCAGTTCGCGGGCGAACCCGACCGTGGCCAGGGCCGGACGCATCTGCTCCGGCCAGTGCGGCGCCCCGTCCGCCAGTTCGCCCGACAGGGTCTCCCGCACCACCGCGTCGTGCTCGGCCCCGGTGCGCAACCGCGGGGGCGGTGCATCGGCCCGCGCGGCCGCCAACCGGACGACCGCGTGGGCCAGGGAGTGGACGGTGCGGACCGGCGCATCGGTGCCCACCACGAGCTCCGGAGGCAGGCCGCGGGTGGACTGTTCGAGCAGGGCGGCCGCCGCCGTCGCCGAACCCGTGAGGACCAGGACGCCGTCCATGCCCACCCCACCGGCCACCGCCGAACGCACCACGTCGACGATCAGCGAGGTCTTCCCGCTACCCGGGCCCCCGCGGACCACCCACCGATCCTGCCGACCGGTCCGGGCGCCCGACCAGTCACGGCCGAGGAGATCGTCGAGATCTGCCGGCCAGGATGTCCCCGGATGGCCGACCGCGCGGTCGGCGCGGGCGGCGCGGGCGGCGCGGTCGGCGCGGTCGGCGCGGGCGGCGCGGCTGGCGGTCGGGGTGTCGACGGGCTCTGTCACGGGTCGATGAGACCACACGCCTACGACATCGCCCCGCCGCGAGGGTCAGCGCAGGGTGTCCTCGAGCATGTTCGGGCGGCAGGCGGTCCGCGAGACGACCGTCATGATCACCAGGACCACCGTGAGGAACGCCAGGCCGGCACCGAGCCCGGGTCCGTCGAACAGCATGCCGAACACGAGCGGCCCCAGGGACGCGGCCGTGTACCCGACGCCCTGGGAGAACCCCGAGAGCGCAGCGGAACCCGCCTGTGTGCGCGTGCGGAGGTTGATCAACGTCAGGCAGAGGGGGAACGTGCTGGGCCCCACCCCGAGCAGGCAGATCCACACCCACGCCGCGCCGGGCGCCCAGAGCAGGCCGGCGAACCCGGCCAGATAGGACACGACGGAGACGACGACGACGGCGTACGGGTCCTCGAAACGGCCCGCGGCCCACGGCACCACCAGGGCTGCGACGAGCCCGATCGCCGAGTAGACGGCCAGCGCCAACCCGCCCTCGGCGCGGGTCATCCCGATCGACTCGGCCACGGCCGGGAGCCAGGTGAAGAACGCGTACGTGCACAGGGAGTTGGTGCCGAAGAACAGGGCCAGGGCCACGCCGACCGGCGAGCGCCACGGGCGGATGCGCCGGGCCGGGGCGTCGGTGGCACCGTCGACGTGGCGGGGCGGGGCGGTGGGCACCCCCGGGTTCAGGATCTCGACGATCCACGGGATCGCGGCGACGACGGCGAGGACCGCCCACCAGCCGATCGAGACCCGCCACCCCGCGGCCTCCTCGACGGGCACGGCGACCAGCGCGGGAACGACGGTGCCCAGCTGCAGGCCGGTGATGTAGGCCATGCTGACCGCGGCCACGTGCCGCGGGAAGTACTTCTTGACCAGGGGCGGGGCGACGACGTTGCCGATACCCATCCCGGCCAGTGCGATGAGGGACCCGACCCCCATCACTACCGGGTCGTGGGCGAGGGCCCGGATGATCTGACCCGCGGCCGCCGCGACCATCGCGAGGACCGTCAGCAGCTCCAGGCCCATCCGACGCAGGACCATCGGGGTGAGGACACCCCACACCGCGAACATGGCGGTGGGGACCATGCCCAGCAGTCCCATCCCGGCGGCGCCGAGACCGATCTCGGCGTCGATCACCCCGAGCAGCGGGCTGAGGGAGGTCACGGCCGTCCGGAGGTTCAGCGAGACGAGGATGACACCGACCAGAGCAACGAGCGGGAACGCGAGGGCGCCCCGGCGGGTCGACCCCCGCGGGGAGTCGGGGCTCATTCGGCGGTGTCCCCGACGAACTCGCCGACCTCACGGGCCATCGACTGCAAGCCGTCCATCGCGTGCGGCCGCGAACCCGGGTGGAGAGCGTGCACCGCCAGGCGGAACACGGCGGCGCGCAGGACCATCTGGGGCCAGTGCTCGAGATGGCGCCACCTGCGGAGGACCCCGGAGTCCACCGTGCCCCACGACAGGTGGTCCACGGCGACGACCGCGGCCGACCACGAGGCGGGCCGGGCGTAGGGGACGACGTCGGTCAGCGCCGGCTCGGCGGAGGAATCGAAGAGCAGTCCCCGGGCGAGGTCCCCGTGGACCACGCCGGCCACTGTCGTCCCGACCGGCCGGCGATGTCGGATCAGGCCCGTCGCACCGAGCAGGGCGGCTGCGCGGTGGGTCGCGAACGGGGTGCCCCGGTCCTCCATCCCGGGGGCGAGGTCGTGCTCGGGATCACCGTCCCAGGCGGCCGCCTCGGCGAACGAGAACAGGTCGGTCTCGGCCCACGGCCTCGTCGCCGGGCGGGTGGCCGGGCGCGGTCGCTCGACGCCGGCGAGCGCCGCGTTGATCCGGGCCGACCACGCGATGGTCTCGTCGGCGCGCGCCTCTGGCCGACCGGTGACGACCCTGTCGGCGCGCCATCCGCTCACGACGTGCCGACCGTCGCGGGAGCGGACCGGCAGCGCGACCCGCAGTCCCGTCACATCGAGTTCCTCGCGGACCCGGGCGGACCAGTTCGCCAGTGCGGTGTCCGCGACGGGCCGGAGTACGAGGGCGGCCCCGGACGTCGACACCAGCCAGCCGGTACCGGAGCCGGCGATCACGGGGACGGCAGGGCCGTCCGCCACGCCGAACGCGCCGCGGACGTGTTCGGGGACGCTCACGTCGTTCACTCCGCCCACGCTACCCATCCGCCCACGCTACCCATCCCCACGGTCAATACCCGGGCAGGGACGGGTCGACGTCGCGTGTCCAGGCCTCGATCCCGCCCGCCAACGATCGGACCCCGGCGAAACCGGCCCCGGCCAGGGTCGTGGCGGCGCGGGCGGACCGCACACCCGACTTGCAGTACAGGACCAACGGCCCGCGGGCGGCGGCGCGACCGAGGACACCGGTCGGATCACCCGCGTCCTCGGCTACGGAGTCCAACGGCACCCACACCGACGGGTCGATCCGGGCGATGGACCGCTCCCCCGCCCCGCGGACGTCCACGAGGACCGGGGCGGGGGCACCGGAGGGCCCGGCCCCGCCCAACTCCTCCGCGAGCTCGGCGGCGGTGACGGTCGGCGACCCGGGTGTCGGCACCTCGCAGGAGACGTCGTCGGCGCCGTCGGGCAACCGGGTGACCGGTTCCCTCGACGGGTCCGGGCGGATCGTCACCGTCCGGTGGGTGGACTCGAGCAGATCCATGAGGACGAGGCGCCCGAGCAGCGGCTGGCCGGCACCGGTCACGAGCTTGACGGCCTCCATGGCCATCATCGACCCGACCGTGCCGCACAGGGCGCCCACGACACCGGCCTCGGCACAGCTGGGCACCGACCCCGGTGGTGGCGGCGACGGGTAGAGGTCCCGCAGCGTCACCGGGTCCGCGGGTGCGGGCGGGCGCGACCAGAACACGGCGAGCTGCGCCCGGAACCGGTCGATGGTCCCCCAGATGAGCGGGATCCCGGCGATCTCGCACGCGTCGGAGACCAGATACCGGGTGGCGAAGTTGTCACTGCCGTCGATCACCAGATGATGGCCCTCGAGCAGGGCACCGATGTTCAGTGCGTCGAGTCGCGTGTGGAGAGCCTCGACCTCGACCCCGGGGGCCAACTCGGCCAGCCGGTCCCGGGCCGAATCCACCTTCGGTCGGCCCACCGCTCCCACGGAGTGGATCACCTGCCGGTGCAGATTGCCGAGGTCCACCTCGTCGTCGTCGACGACCGTGATCCGACCGACCCCCGCCGCGGCGAGGTACATGAGCACGGGGGCGCCCAGGCCGCCGGCGCCCACGACGAACACGGACGCGGCGCGCAGGCGACGCTGCCCCTCGTCACCGATCGCGCCGAGCAACAGGTGCCGCGAGTACAGTTCCCGCTCGTCCCTGGTCAGCTCCGGCACCGGGTCGACCAGGGGTGGGAGTACGCGCTCCGCCGCCCCGCCCACGGCACTCATCTCGTCACCGGGGGTCCGTCGGGGAACGGCCAGGCGTTGTATCGACACGTGTCGTCGTTGTCCGGGACGACACCCTCGGGATCCAGCTTGTGGATGTCGCCGTTGTTCACCCCGAACGTCTGCTGCATCATGATCGGCGCCAGTGCGCCGTCGGCCGGGCAGGGGTCGTGCGCCGGGTAGCCGATCGCGTGGCCCACCTCGTGGTTGACCAGATACTGCCGGTAGGACCCGATGTCCCCCTGGAAGGACCTCGCCCCACGCACCCAGCGGGCCAGGTTGAGGTAGACGCGTCCCGTGGCGGAGTTGTAGCAACTCGCCTCGAGTTCGATGTCGTACCCGCAGTTCTCACGAACCGTGATGGGGCTGGCCAACGAGACCCGGAAGGCCGGCTCGGCCCCGGTGACCCGCTGGAACGCGACGGCCCCGTCCGCCGTCCAGCTCTTGGGGTTGGCGAGCGTCGCGTCGACCATCCGGGCGACCGACTCGTCCCCTCCGAAGTCGGTGGTGTCGATCCCGTCCTCGATCTCCACCGTGTAGGTGTACCGCTCGGCCGACGGACTCCCCACCGGATCGGTGTCCCCGGGCACGGTCCTGAACCCGCCGCCCGCGGCCTCGACGAAGGGGCCGCCCTCCGGCAACTCCCCGCTGGGCGGGACCTCGCCCGTCGCGGGAACCCCGACGACGGCCGGTGTCTCCTCGGCGCG from Dietzia sp. B32 includes:
- a CDS encoding DUF3152 domain-containing protein; the protein is MSDGRRRTPDGVDTGGRQRAPYYPPHGEPLRAPWDPQESTPGRRRSVPGSRDHLPRQTAIGRFFSTWGWRAYAIPVLLVLTALVIGDAIVSPGTSDEERVVRAEETPAVVGVPATGEVPPSGELPEGGPFVEAAGGGFRTVPGDTDPVGSPSAERYTYTVEIEDGIDTTDFGGDESVARMVDATLANPKSWTADGAVAFQRVTGAEPAFRVSLASPITVRENCGYDIELEASCYNSATGRVYLNLARWVRGARSFQGDIGSYRQYLVNHEVGHAIGYPAHDPCPADGALAPIMMQQTFGVNNGDIHKLDPEGVVPDNDDTCRYNAWPFPDGPPVTR